A region of Reichenbachiella carrageenanivorans DNA encodes the following proteins:
- a CDS encoding DUF952 domain-containing protein, with the protein MQPILLKCYLGKSGDAQYMLVLYDGLLVVVFKGKRMDFPLFTIKGMMINRKKLIIPLLVGGIGTCFSWLALSLGWYHYQTNLLLVFLFFGWMYYGFLGKDGLEINEGKHQHMFLIKANHFVLNTFLKFTKERIHQIPPSPASICFHLVHKADWEAQELSTLYVHPSLDSEGFIHTFYLSELLTSYHQYFSPTDELILLGIDLAQVEVEVKITEVPSRQALFPHIYGRLNKSAIVLLRTIQSAQDLEIKTIT; encoded by the coding sequence ATGCAGCCCATACTACTGAAGTGCTATTTGGGTAAGAGTGGCGACGCACAGTATATGCTGGTGCTTTACGACGGTTTGTTGGTGGTGGTGTTCAAGGGCAAGCGTATGGATTTTCCCTTGTTCACGATCAAAGGCATGATGATCAATCGTAAGAAATTAATTATCCCGCTTTTGGTGGGTGGCATAGGTACTTGTTTTTCTTGGTTGGCCCTGTCACTAGGGTGGTACCATTATCAAACGAATTTGCTTTTGGTTTTTCTGTTTTTTGGATGGATGTATTATGGTTTTTTAGGAAAGGATGGATTGGAGATTAACGAGGGCAAACACCAGCATATGTTTTTGATCAAAGCCAATCACTTTGTGCTGAATACCTTTTTGAAATTTACGAAAGAAAGAATACATCAGATTCCACCTTCGCCAGCTTCTATCTGTTTTCACTTGGTTCACAAAGCTGACTGGGAGGCGCAGGAACTGAGCACGCTCTATGTGCACCCATCGCTCGATAGTGAGGGTTTTATACATACGTTTTATCTATCGGAACTACTCACTAGTTATCACCAGTATTTTAGCCCTACGGACGAGCTGATATTGTTGGGTATAGATCTGGCTCAGGTGGAAGTAGAGGTGAAAATCACCGAAGTGCCTTCACGGCAAGCGTTGTTTCCACATATCTATGGGCGACTGAATAAGTCGGCGATTGTGTTGCTGCGAACAATCCAATCTGCTCAAGATTTAGAAATTAAAACAATTACTTAG
- a CDS encoding alpha/beta hydrolase family protein yields the protein MIKKEIILTSKHHNRSFAVDLRYEPDGTPKPVVLFVHGFKGFKDAMHFNLMASEVAAAGYVFVKMNMSHNGVTPEQPLDFVDLEAFANNNFSIELDDVELVIDKITSEGLGVSAEEIDTSSLCLVGHSRGGSVAILKACEDTRVKKLVTWAAVPDLERFWTPDFLADWKAKGVQYIKNARTKQDMPMYYQMVDDFEAHADRFRIGSQLTKLAIPFLAIHGDEDETVPVESLLMLKSFYPAAETFRIAGAGHTFGGKHPWIDTQLPDHSVQLLSRMISFLKAS from the coding sequence ATGATTAAAAAAGAAATAATACTGACGTCAAAACATCACAACAGATCCTTTGCTGTTGATCTCAGGTATGAGCCTGATGGGACGCCCAAGCCTGTGGTTTTGTTTGTACATGGTTTTAAGGGATTCAAAGATGCGATGCATTTCAATCTCATGGCGAGTGAAGTAGCTGCTGCAGGATATGTCTTTGTGAAAATGAATATGTCTCACAATGGGGTGACACCAGAGCAGCCATTGGATTTTGTGGATTTGGAGGCTTTTGCCAACAATAACTTTAGCATAGAGCTTGACGATGTGGAGTTGGTGATAGATAAGATTACCAGTGAGGGGTTGGGTGTTTCGGCAGAGGAGATCGATACTTCGTCACTTTGTCTAGTAGGGCATAGTAGAGGGGGCTCTGTGGCTATACTCAAAGCTTGTGAAGACACACGTGTAAAAAAGCTTGTGACATGGGCCGCAGTGCCAGACCTAGAGCGATTTTGGACGCCAGATTTTTTGGCTGATTGGAAAGCTAAAGGAGTACAATACATTAAGAATGCCAGAACCAAGCAGGATATGCCGATGTATTATCAGATGGTGGATGATTTTGAAGCCCATGCTGATCGGTTCAGGATCGGGAGTCAGTTGACCAAACTGGCCATCCCATTTTTAGCTATACATGGTGATGAAGATGAGACCGTACCTGTGGAGTCGCTGCTGATGTTGAAGAGTTTTTATCCTGCTGCCGAAACTTTTCGTATCGCTGGTGCAGGACATACTTTTGGGGGCAAGCACCCCTGGATAGATACCCAGTTGCCCGATCACTCGGTGCAATTGCTGTCACGCATGATATCCTTTCTGAAAGCCAGTTGA
- a CDS encoding polyprenyl synthetase family protein, whose protein sequence is MALKIKDIQSPVANEMAEFEVKFRQSMKSNVMLLDKIMAYIVKRKGKQMRPLFVFLSAATTGQVSEASYRGASLIELLHTATLVHDDVVDDSTYRRGFFSVNALWKNKIAVLVGDFLLSRGMLLSIENEDFDLLKLVSVAIREMSEGELLQMEKAKKLDITEEVYYEVIRQKTASLIKACCAVGAASTGADPVTVQTMGEFGEKVGMAFQIKDDLFDYGTQEIGKPLGIDIREKKMTLPLIHALNQATSSEKNSIKRIIKRHSENTKKVNEVIDFVKEKQGLAYATDVMNTYHSDAIQMLKTFPDSPARQSLEQLVQFTIERSK, encoded by the coding sequence ATGGCGCTTAAAATAAAAGACATCCAATCCCCTGTAGCCAATGAAATGGCTGAATTCGAAGTAAAATTCAGACAGTCCATGAAGAGCAATGTAATGCTTCTGGACAAAATCATGGCATATATAGTAAAACGCAAAGGCAAGCAAATGCGACCCTTGTTTGTCTTTTTGAGTGCCGCTACTACCGGCCAGGTCTCTGAGGCCTCCTACCGAGGCGCCTCACTCATCGAGCTGCTGCATACTGCTACTCTGGTACACGACGACGTCGTGGATGATTCTACTTATCGCCGAGGATTTTTCTCTGTAAATGCCCTATGGAAAAACAAAATTGCTGTTTTGGTCGGTGATTTCCTTTTGTCGCGAGGCATGTTGCTATCCATAGAAAATGAAGACTTTGACTTGCTCAAGCTAGTCTCCGTGGCCATTAGAGAAATGAGCGAGGGCGAATTGCTCCAAATGGAAAAAGCCAAAAAACTGGACATTACCGAGGAAGTGTACTATGAAGTGATCCGACAAAAAACGGCCAGCCTGATCAAAGCCTGCTGTGCAGTAGGTGCTGCCTCTACTGGTGCCGATCCCGTGACCGTACAGACCATGGGAGAATTTGGTGAAAAGGTGGGCATGGCGTTTCAGATCAAAGACGATCTATTCGACTATGGCACGCAAGAAATCGGCAAACCGCTAGGCATAGACATCAGAGAGAAAAAAATGACCCTACCACTGATCCACGCGCTCAATCAGGCGACTAGTTCAGAAAAAAACAGCATCAAACGTATCATAAAAAGACACAGCGAAAACACCAAGAAGGTAAATGAGGTCATCGACTTTGTGAAAGAAAAACAAGGCTTAGCCTACGCTACGGATGTCATGAACACCTACCATTCCGATGCCATCCAAATGCTCAAAACCTTCCCAGACTCGCCTGCTCGTCAATCCCTAGAGCAGCTCGTCCAGTTCACCATCGAACGCTCGAAGTAA
- a CDS encoding type II toxin-antitoxin system RelE/ParE family toxin, with protein MAFKIIWSPLAQQKRKEILVYWKERNGNNSYSRKLNALFVEAVKLLSKFPNIGKDSDIKDVKVKIVRDYLLYRPEHINSLE; from the coding sequence ATGGCTTTCAAAATAATTTGGTCTCCTCTTGCCCAGCAAAAGCGAAAAGAAATACTGGTTTACTGGAAAGAACGAAACGGAAACAACAGCTATAGTCGAAAACTAAATGCTCTTTTTGTCGAAGCAGTAAAGCTGCTATCGAAATTCCCAAACATTGGTAAAGACTCCGATATTAAAGATGTAAAAGTAAAAATTGTCAGAGATTACCTTCTATACCGACCTGAACATATTAACAGTTTGGAATAG
- a CDS encoding sialate O-acetylesterase, with translation MKRILYLSLLTLIYSFATLSAYAEVRLPKIVSSNMVLQRDATVALWGWADAGEQLTIKTSWLAKELKLTADKQGTWRVDVKTTNSKSPQTIEIKSKTSEIKLDNILFGEVWLCSGQSNMEQPVKGFSAQPTYGGLMATAKSSNPNLRLFTVGRAFSVTPLADLEKGNGWQVADPDQVSEFSAVGYFFAQQLQEILDVPVGVIHTSWGGSKVEAWMSQEVLGQYEEVALDGVDLSDHTQWIPTVLFNAMVYPLMPFTIKGVLWYQGESNRRDPERYKSTFPAMVKDWRSRWGLGDFPFYYVQIAPYRYKANGGYQTPDNSAFIREAQLQCLDSIPNSGIAITMDVGDSLWIHPPKKKEVADRLLFNALNQTYGFKSVDHASPVYESQEISEGSILLSFAHAETGLYAYGPLSGFEIAGADHVFYPAQAQIVDRMKVEVQSDQVPAPVAVRYAWRNWVEGTLFDTNLLPASSFRTDNWTAATRAGE, from the coding sequence ATGAAACGTATCCTTTACTTATCACTTCTTACACTCATTTATTCATTCGCTACGCTGAGCGCCTATGCCGAAGTGCGATTACCCAAGATCGTATCTTCTAATATGGTGCTGCAGCGAGACGCTACCGTGGCGCTTTGGGGTTGGGCAGATGCGGGTGAGCAGCTGACCATCAAAACATCCTGGCTTGCCAAGGAGCTCAAACTAACCGCCGACAAGCAAGGCACGTGGCGAGTAGATGTGAAAACCACCAATAGCAAAAGCCCACAGACGATAGAAATCAAAAGCAAGACCTCGGAGATCAAGTTAGATAATATCCTTTTTGGTGAGGTGTGGCTATGCTCTGGTCAGTCCAATATGGAGCAGCCAGTCAAGGGATTTAGTGCTCAGCCTACCTATGGAGGATTGATGGCCACGGCCAAGTCGTCCAATCCAAACCTGCGTTTGTTTACTGTGGGTCGTGCGTTCTCAGTTACGCCCTTAGCAGATTTGGAGAAAGGCAATGGCTGGCAAGTGGCCGATCCGGATCAGGTGAGTGAGTTTAGTGCTGTGGGTTATTTTTTTGCTCAGCAGTTGCAGGAGATTTTGGATGTGCCTGTAGGTGTGATTCATACTTCGTGGGGAGGGAGCAAGGTAGAAGCTTGGATGAGCCAGGAAGTACTCGGCCAGTATGAAGAAGTAGCACTAGATGGGGTGGATCTGTCTGATCACACCCAGTGGATACCTACAGTTTTGTTTAATGCAATGGTGTACCCATTGATGCCCTTCACGATCAAAGGTGTGCTGTGGTACCAAGGAGAGTCTAATCGCAGAGATCCAGAGAGGTATAAAAGTACTTTTCCTGCCATGGTCAAAGATTGGAGAAGCCGATGGGGACTAGGCGATTTTCCATTCTATTATGTGCAGATCGCACCCTATAGGTACAAAGCCAACGGGGGCTATCAAACACCGGATAACTCGGCATTTATCAGGGAAGCCCAGTTGCAATGTCTGGATTCAATTCCGAATTCGGGTATTGCCATCACGATGGATGTAGGGGATTCGCTTTGGATTCATCCGCCGAAAAAGAAAGAAGTAGCAGACCGACTGTTGTTTAATGCACTTAATCAAACCTATGGTTTCAAAAGTGTAGACCACGCATCACCCGTATACGAGTCGCAAGAAATCAGTGAAGGAAGCATCTTGCTCAGTTTTGCACATGCCGAGACGGGGCTGTATGCTTATGGACCGTTGAGCGGGTTCGAAATAGCGGGCGCAGATCATGTGTTTTATCCCGCGCAAGCCCAAATCGTAGACCGTATGAAAGTGGAAGTACAAAGCGATCAGGTGCCAGCACCAGTGGCTGTTCGCTATGCTTGGCGCAATTGGGTGGAAGGTACACTCTTCGATACCAACCTACTGCCTGCCTCATCTTTCCGGACGGACAACTGGACAGCAGCTACACGGGCAGGGGAGTAA
- a CDS encoding RecQ family ATP-dependent DNA helicase — MEQAKDILKKYWGYDAFRPMQEEIIASVMAGQDTLALLPTGGGKSICFQVPGLMLDGICLVISPLIALMIDQVQQLKKRGIPAAAVTSGMPKREIDILLDNCVFGKVKFLYVSPERLKSDLFIERLKRMNVSLLAIDEAHCISQWGYDFRPSYVEIAMIYPWMEEVKKIALTATATADVSKDICEKLEFESPAVFQKSFARSNLSYSAFELENKGPKLIEILNNVKGSAIVYVKSRLETQNVAKYLYQHGISSDFYHAGLDPVTRNKKQEEWIKNVRRVMVATNAFGMGIDKPDVRTVVHLDLPESLEAYYQEAGRAGRDERNAFAVLLYNTADLFRLSENEKHRNPTLDYVQRVYQAIANYFKLATGSSQWQSYDFDLKQFASTYQLNPREAHFCIQKLEEMGLILVSESLNKSSSVKFALDANEVYKFTISNGGYQSLIKSMLRLYGGGLYVDFTSISEFEVAKLSKSAKSEVVKKLQLLEQQGVVVYDPMKTLPQLTYLTPRLPVSDLKRYYNQVAPRHAVIKEKVEAMKAYAANTSSCRTRIFQEYFNEKTYLNCGVCDVCIKAKKQEKFLAAIEEAKAELLALVSSGITYIDDLKEATETKGDFVFTEAIRYLVDEGQVKMEGYDQLIWVG, encoded by the coding sequence TTGGAACAGGCCAAAGACATACTGAAAAAATACTGGGGCTACGACGCTTTTCGTCCGATGCAGGAGGAGATCATTGCTTCTGTGATGGCTGGTCAAGACACATTGGCTCTATTGCCTACTGGGGGAGGGAAGTCGATCTGTTTTCAGGTACCAGGCTTGATGCTCGATGGTATCTGTTTGGTCATCTCTCCACTCATCGCACTGATGATCGACCAAGTGCAGCAGCTCAAAAAAAGAGGCATCCCTGCTGCGGCAGTCACTTCTGGTATGCCCAAGCGAGAAATAGATATTCTGCTCGACAACTGCGTCTTCGGCAAGGTGAAATTTCTGTATGTTTCTCCTGAGCGACTCAAGTCTGACCTTTTTATAGAACGCCTCAAGCGCATGAATGTGAGTCTATTGGCGATCGACGAGGCGCATTGTATCTCACAATGGGGGTATGATTTTCGTCCGTCGTATGTGGAGATTGCTATGATCTATCCTTGGATGGAGGAGGTCAAAAAAATAGCCTTGACCGCTACGGCTACAGCCGACGTGTCTAAGGACATTTGTGAGAAGCTGGAGTTTGAATCGCCAGCGGTATTTCAAAAAAGCTTTGCCCGATCCAATCTGTCATATTCAGCATTCGAATTAGAAAACAAAGGGCCAAAACTGATCGAAATTCTGAACAACGTGAAAGGCTCGGCGATTGTATACGTGAAGAGTCGTCTTGAAACCCAAAACGTGGCGAAGTACCTCTATCAACATGGCATCTCTTCGGATTTTTATCACGCAGGATTAGATCCAGTGACGAGAAACAAAAAACAAGAGGAGTGGATCAAAAACGTCCGTCGGGTGATGGTAGCTACCAATGCCTTTGGGATGGGGATAGACAAGCCCGATGTGCGCACGGTGGTACACTTAGACTTGCCCGAATCCTTGGAGGCGTATTATCAAGAGGCGGGTCGTGCAGGTCGTGATGAGCGAAATGCCTTCGCAGTGTTGCTATACAATACGGCGGACCTTTTTCGCTTGAGCGAAAATGAAAAACACCGCAATCCCACGCTAGACTATGTGCAGCGGGTCTATCAGGCGATTGCCAATTATTTTAAACTTGCCACGGGCAGCAGCCAATGGCAAAGTTATGATTTTGACCTGAAGCAGTTTGCATCTACCTATCAGCTCAATCCCCGGGAGGCTCATTTCTGTATTCAGAAACTAGAGGAGATGGGATTGATTTTGGTCAGTGAGAGTCTCAATAAATCCAGCTCGGTCAAGTTTGCGCTCGACGCCAATGAGGTGTATAAGTTTACGATTTCCAATGGTGGCTATCAGTCGCTGATCAAGTCGATGCTTCGGTTGTACGGGGGTGGACTCTATGTCGATTTTACGTCCATCTCGGAGTTTGAAGTGGCCAAGCTCAGCAAGTCGGCCAAGAGTGAGGTGGTAAAGAAACTGCAACTGCTGGAGCAACAGGGCGTAGTGGTGTACGATCCAATGAAAACCTTGCCACAATTAACCTACCTGACACCGAGACTGCCCGTGTCCGATCTCAAAAGGTACTACAATCAAGTGGCACCTCGCCATGCGGTGATCAAAGAAAAAGTAGAAGCCATGAAGGCTTATGCTGCCAATACTTCGAGCTGTCGTACCCGTATTTTTCAAGAATACTTCAACGAGAAAACCTACCTCAACTGCGGGGTGTGTGATGTCTGTATCAAAGCAAAAAAGCAGGAGAAATTTCTAGCAGCTATAGAGGAAGCCAAAGCGGAACTACTGGCCCTGGTATCTAGCGGTATAACCTATATCGACGATCTCAAAGAGGCTACAGAGACGAAAGGTGATTTCGTGTTTACCGAAGCCATTCGATACCTTGTGGACGAAGGACAGGTAAAGATGGAAGGCTACGATCAGTTGATATGGGTTGGTTGA
- a CDS encoding NAD(P)-dependent oxidoreductase, with the protein MSNRRILIIDEMHDSISPLLTQAGFEPVYAPKISRKEMMQHKVQFVGFVVRSKTTIDRELLEGQTELKFIARAGAGVDQVDVPYLASRNITLLNAPEGNRDALGEHVLGMLLCLSNNLRHADMEVRNKVWDREGNRGFEISGKTVGLLGYGYMGSAVAEKLAGFGCRVIAYDKYKENYGDLYAEQVAMEDIFEQSDIFSLHVPLTTETKCLVDLEYLRKFKKPIVFINAARGEVVPLKDLLDALDEGTVRMAALDVLENEKLSFLKDDQAITFNRLIKNDRVLLSPHVGGWSFESYQKINEVLVDKIKQLDLP; encoded by the coding sequence ATGTCAAATCGGCGTATTTTGATCATCGATGAAATGCACGATAGCATTTCTCCACTACTTACTCAGGCGGGTTTTGAACCGGTCTATGCTCCTAAAATTTCCCGAAAGGAAATGATGCAGCATAAAGTCCAGTTTGTAGGGTTTGTAGTGAGGAGCAAGACGACCATCGATCGAGAATTGCTCGAAGGTCAGACCGAACTGAAATTTATCGCCCGAGCTGGGGCGGGCGTGGATCAGGTGGATGTGCCCTATCTAGCGTCCAGAAACATCACCCTGCTCAATGCACCAGAAGGCAACCGAGATGCACTTGGCGAGCATGTGCTGGGCATGTTGCTTTGCTTGTCCAACAACCTGCGCCATGCCGATATGGAGGTGAGAAACAAGGTGTGGGATCGTGAGGGCAATCGAGGCTTTGAAATCAGTGGCAAGACTGTGGGACTACTGGGGTATGGGTATATGGGTAGCGCTGTCGCTGAAAAATTGGCTGGGTTTGGTTGCCGAGTGATCGCATATGATAAGTACAAAGAAAACTATGGAGACCTCTATGCGGAGCAAGTCGCTATGGAAGATATATTTGAGCAATCAGACATATTCAGCCTGCATGTGCCACTCACTACAGAAACCAAGTGTCTCGTGGATTTGGAATACCTAAGAAAATTCAAAAAACCGATTGTATTTATCAATGCTGCTAGGGGAGAAGTAGTACCACTCAAAGACTTGCTAGACGCACTAGACGAAGGAACGGTACGCATGGCTGCACTAGATGTGCTCGAAAATGAAAAATTGAGCTTTCTCAAAGACGACCAAGCCATTACATTCAATCGGTTGATTAAGAACGATCGGGTATTACTTTCTCCACATGTGGGCGGTTGGTCTTTCGAATCCTATCAGAAAATCAATGAAGTGCTTGTGGACAAAATTAAGCAGTTGGATCTACCCTGA
- the mgtE gene encoding magnesium transporter, giving the protein MIEHMEFELSKEYLDRFTQAVDGHEEDFIKTSLEGVNPADISELIRELDADQTKYVIDQLDVEVGAEIIVDLEEDRQAIFLQNFTAEELAGFVDQMDSDDGVDVINELPIEKREEVIASVENEEKAGYILDLLRYEEDVAGGLMGKEMIRANLNWTIQQCIEEIRKQAENVEKIYSVYVVDNDGILLGRVSLKKIILSEPDALVADIYEADIVSVGTHADEEEVALTMQKYDLEALPVVNVKGKLVGRITIDDAIDVMTESAEEERQMMAGISGDVEQDDTVWVLSRARLPWLVIGLVGGLLGAKFISLFEKDIALIPAMAFFIPLITATGGNVGIQSSSIVVQGLASYNAFEDSLFKKMVKVLFVAIVNGIILALIVFGIVIFSTSDQAMAATVSIALFSVVLLASFMGTITPLILDKIGINPAMASGPFITTANDLLGLTVYFLVAHFLYGF; this is encoded by the coding sequence ATGATAGAGCATATGGAGTTTGAACTGTCCAAAGAGTACTTGGACCGATTTACCCAAGCGGTAGATGGGCATGAGGAGGACTTTATCAAAACTTCGCTCGAAGGGGTCAATCCTGCCGATATTTCAGAGCTGATTCGAGAGCTCGACGCCGATCAGACTAAATATGTGATAGACCAACTCGACGTGGAAGTAGGCGCGGAAATTATCGTCGATTTAGAAGAAGATCGACAAGCCATATTTCTGCAAAATTTTACTGCCGAAGAGCTGGCCGGATTTGTAGATCAGATGGACTCCGATGATGGGGTAGATGTGATCAATGAGCTGCCCATCGAAAAGCGTGAGGAGGTAATAGCCTCAGTAGAAAACGAAGAAAAAGCTGGATATATCTTAGACCTGCTGCGCTACGAAGAGGATGTAGCAGGTGGTCTGATGGGTAAGGAGATGATTCGTGCCAATCTGAATTGGACGATCCAGCAGTGTATAGAAGAAATAAGAAAACAAGCCGAAAACGTAGAGAAAATCTATTCGGTCTATGTGGTAGACAACGATGGCATACTTCTCGGTAGAGTGTCGCTCAAAAAAATCATCCTCTCCGAGCCAGACGCGTTGGTAGCAGATATCTATGAAGCAGATATTGTATCTGTAGGTACACATGCCGACGAAGAAGAGGTGGCGCTTACCATGCAAAAATATGACTTGGAAGCACTTCCTGTAGTAAACGTGAAAGGCAAACTGGTGGGGAGAATTACGATCGATGATGCGATCGACGTGATGACCGAATCGGCCGAAGAAGAACGACAAATGATGGCTGGTATCTCTGGAGATGTGGAGCAAGACGATACTGTATGGGTGTTGTCCAGAGCCAGACTGCCTTGGTTGGTCATTGGTCTGGTGGGCGGTTTGCTTGGAGCCAAGTTCATCAGCCTGTTCGAAAAAGACATTGCGCTTATCCCTGCGATGGCGTTTTTTATTCCGCTCATTACTGCCACAGGTGGCAATGTGGGCATTCAGTCTTCATCTATTGTAGTGCAGGGTTTGGCCAGCTACAATGCCTTTGAAGATTCGCTATTCAAAAAAATGGTCAAGGTACTTTTTGTTGCCATAGTCAATGGAATCATTCTGGCGCTGATCGTTTTTGGAATTGTGATTTTTTCTACTTCAGATCAAGCCATGGCAGCTACGGTTTCCATTGCTTTGTTTAGTGTAGTGCTATTGGCCTCATTTATGGGTACGATCACACCATTGATCTTGGACAAGATCGGAATCAATCCTGCCATGGCTTCTGGCCCCTTTATTACTACCGCCAATGACCTCTTGGGGCTTACGGTTTATTTTCTAGTTGCACACTTTCTATACGGTTTTTAA
- the rsmA gene encoding 16S rRNA (adenine(1518)-N(6)/adenine(1519)-N(6))-dimethyltransferase RsmA, producing MAGVKPKKQLGQHFLKDQNIAEDIVKGLFDVTEAKQVLEVGPGTGVLSDLMVDKPEIKELVLMDLDEESIDYLKRRYVGKNAKILHADFLKCDFKAFFGDEPISVIGNFPYNISSQIFFKVLENRNQVNYVVGMIQKEVAERIASKEGNKTYGILSVLLQAYYDIEYLFTVPPHVFNPPPKVNSGVIRLVRNDVTHLGCDEALFKRVVKEGFQKRRKTLRNALKGLNLPESMQEMDVLNKRAEQLSVADFVELTKLIEG from the coding sequence ATGGCCGGAGTAAAGCCCAAAAAACAACTAGGACAGCACTTTCTCAAAGATCAAAACATAGCTGAAGACATCGTAAAAGGCTTGTTTGATGTGACAGAGGCCAAACAGGTACTAGAGGTAGGGCCAGGCACGGGTGTGTTGTCGGATCTGATGGTAGATAAGCCAGAGATCAAGGAGTTGGTTTTGATGGATCTGGACGAAGAGTCGATCGACTACCTCAAGCGTAGATATGTGGGCAAGAATGCAAAAATCCTACATGCCGATTTTCTAAAATGCGACTTTAAAGCATTTTTTGGGGATGAGCCCATCAGTGTCATTGGCAACTTCCCTTATAACATTTCTTCTCAGATATTTTTCAAGGTTTTAGAAAATCGAAATCAGGTAAACTATGTCGTAGGCATGATCCAAAAAGAAGTGGCCGAACGTATTGCCTCGAAAGAAGGTAACAAGACCTACGGCATCCTTAGTGTGCTGCTACAGGCTTATTACGACATCGAATATTTGTTTACCGTGCCCCCTCATGTTTTCAACCCACCGCCGAAGGTCAACTCAGGTGTGATCAGGCTGGTAAGGAACGATGTGACGCATCTCGGGTGCGACGAAGCACTCTTTAAGCGAGTAGTGAAAGAAGGATTCCAAAAGCGCCGAAAAACCTTGCGAAACGCCCTGAAAGGGCTAAATTTGCCCGAATCTATGCAGGAGATGGACGTGCTCAACAAACGAGCAGAACAGCTGTCTGTCGCAGATTTTGTCGAATTGACTAAACTAATAGAGGGATGA
- the pdxA gene encoding 4-hydroxythreonine-4-phosphate dehydrogenase PdxA has translation MDKESKSHKQKPLIGITMGDINGIGPEVIIKALANNKMTQYFTPIIYGSAKVLSFYRKQLNLDNFNFSPINDLSKPYHRKVNVINCWEDTVEVTPGQDNSTGGECAFQALETATNDLKEGRIDALITAPINKLNIQNDNFKFAGHTEYLAEKAGTKESLMFMVSDAMRVGVLTGHIPLKDVAAQVTKENIIKKVKMMTKSLKQDFGIAKPKIAVLGLNPHAGEDGLLGSEEIDIIRPAIEEFKSKGQIVMGPYPADGFFGSGEHHKFDAVLAMYHDQGLIPFKSLTFSTGVNFTAGLPFVRTSPDHGTAYALAGRNQADEGSMRTAIFAALDIANCRLENKEA, from the coding sequence ATGGACAAAGAATCTAAAAGCCATAAACAAAAACCGCTCATCGGCATCACCATGGGCGACATCAACGGTATAGGGCCAGAAGTGATCATCAAAGCGCTAGCCAACAATAAGATGACTCAGTACTTCACTCCCATTATTTATGGCTCAGCAAAAGTACTTTCGTTTTATAGAAAGCAGTTGAACCTCGACAATTTTAATTTCTCGCCTATCAACGACCTGTCCAAACCCTACCACCGCAAAGTGAATGTGATCAACTGCTGGGAAGATACCGTGGAGGTCACTCCCGGACAAGACAATAGCACAGGAGGCGAGTGTGCCTTCCAAGCACTCGAAACCGCTACCAACGATTTGAAAGAAGGCAGAATCGACGCACTAATTACTGCCCCGATCAACAAACTCAACATCCAAAATGACAATTTCAAATTTGCTGGCCACACCGAATATTTAGCTGAAAAAGCCGGCACCAAGGAAAGCCTGATGTTTATGGTCTCCGACGCCATGCGTGTGGGCGTACTCACTGGCCACATTCCTCTCAAGGACGTAGCCGCACAGGTTACCAAAGAAAATATCATCAAAAAAGTGAAGATGATGACGAAATCGCTCAAGCAAGATTTTGGTATAGCCAAACCAAAAATTGCCGTACTGGGACTCAATCCTCATGCTGGCGAGGATGGACTACTCGGCAGTGAAGAAATAGACATCATCCGACCAGCCATAGAAGAATTCAAATCCAAAGGACAAATCGTGATGGGTCCCTACCCTGCTGATGGTTTCTTTGGGTCTGGAGAACATCACAAATTTGACGCTGTGCTGGCCATGTATCACGATCAAGGACTGATCCCATTTAAAAGTCTCACCTTTTCTACAGGGGTCAATTTTACCGCTGGACTACCGTTTGTACGCACATCGCCAGACCATGGCACGGCCTATGCCCTCGCAGGAAGAAATCAGGCAGATGAAGGCTCGATGCGTACAGCCATTTTTGCAGCACTGGACATTGCCAACTGCAGATTGGAAAACAAAGAAGCTTAG